From Bombyx mori chromosome 10, ASM3026992v2, a single genomic window includes:
- the NGR-A13 gene encoding neuropeptide receptor A13 isoform X3 — protein sequence MANDTDAYCVPGATNFNKAYSRLHGYIALVICIVGSATNSINIAVLSRREMSSSTNSILTGLAVADLLVMLEYIPYALHMNIKIGPQVNKNTYAWTVFVYFHSIFSQTFHTISIWLAVTLAVWRYVAIAFPQRNRTWCNRKNTITAIVSAYVICPFLCLPIYFAMTIVPSEVTSKNNSEFAEDLALPQNRTVYLLEMSKNVELVTAIMWIYSVILKLVPSIALSILSTCLISKLTTTERRRQNLLKRSTVGPNEPEKQCLADDSNTRRSSRTDRTTRMLLAVLGLFLSTEVPQGLLGLASAVAPDFFKNCYSMFGDLMDMLALFTSSVNFVLYCSMSRQFRCTFARLARRMLYAAEEPAKFAAKLEPTTQVTGPL from the exons ATGGCGAACGACACCGACGCATATTGCGTGCCCGGCGCCACAAATTTCAACAAGGCGTACAGCAGACTTCACGGCTATATCGCACTAGTGATATGCATCGTCGGGTCCGCAACGAACTCCATAAACATTGCTGTTTTGAGTCGTCGGGAAATGTCAAGCTCCACGAATTCCATATTGACTGGACTGGCCGTTGCAGACCTTCTCGTCATGCTTGAATACATCCCTTACGCTCTTCATATGAATATCAAAATAGGACCTCAAGTGAACAAGAATACGTATGCATGGACAGTCTTTGTTTACTTCCACTCAATATTTAGTCAAACGTTCCACACTATTTCAATTTGGCTGGCTGTGACTTTGGCGGTTTGGCGCTATGTTGCCATTGCGTTTCCACAACGAAATAGAACGTGGTGCAACAGGAAAAATACAATTACCGCTATAGTGAGCGCGTACGTGATCTGTCCTTTTTTGTGTTTACCTATTTATTTCGCTATGACCATCGTGCCTAGTGAAGTGACATCGAAGAACAATTCCGAATTTGCAGAGGACTTAGCTTTACCCCAAAATCGGACCGTTTATCTATTAGAAATGTCCAAAAACGTTGAATTAGTCACAGCGATCATGTGGATTTACAGTGTAATATTAAAACTAGTTCCGAGTATAGCGTTGTCGATACTGAGTACGTGTTTGATATCTAAGTTGACAACGACTGAGAGAAGGAGGCAAAATCTTCTCAAGCGATCAACAGTTGGGCCAAATGAG cCAGAAAAGCAGTGTCTTGCAGATGACTCAAATACACGTCGATCCAGCCGAACAGACCGCACCACACGGATGCTACTGGCCGTGCTAGGCCTCTTCCTCTCTACAGAAGTGCCTCAAGGTCTACTTGGACTAGCAAGCGCAGTAGCTCCGGACTTTTTCAAAAACTGCTACAGTATGTTCG GCGACCTCATGGATATGTTGGCGCTCTTCACGTCCTCCGTGAACTTCGTGCTGTACTGCAGCATGAGCCGTCAGTTCAGGTGCACGTTCGCTCGCCTGGCCAGACGAATGTTGTACGCCGCCGAAGAACCAGCCAAATTTGCTGCGAAATTGGAGCCTACCACTCAA gtCACTGGGCCGCTTTAG
- the NGR-A13 gene encoding neuropeptide receptor A13 (The RefSeq protein has 1 substitution compared to this genomic sequence) — MANDTDAYCVPGATNFNKAYSRLHGYIALVICIVGSATNSINIAVLSRREMSSSTNSILTGLAVADLLVMLEYIPYALHMNIKIGPQVNKNTYAWTVFVYFHSIFSQTFHTISIWLAVTLAVWRYVAIAFPQRNRTWCNRKNTITAIVSAYVICPFLCLPIYFAMTIVPSEVTSKNNSEFAEDLALPQNRTVYLLEMSKNVELVTAIMWIYSVILKLVPSIALSILSTCLISKLTTTERRRQNLLKRSTVGPNEPEKQCLADDSNTRRSSRTNRTTRMLLAVLGLFLSTEVPQGLLGLASAVAPDFFKNCYSMFGDLMDMLALFTSSVNFVLYCSMSRQFRCTFARLARRMLYAAEEPAKFAAKLEPTTQVTGPL, encoded by the exons ATGGCGAACGACACCGACGCATATTGCGTGCCCGGCGCCACAAATTTCAACAAGGCGTACAGCAGACTTCACGGCTATATCGCACTAGTGATATGCATCGTCGGGTCCGCAACGAACTCCATAAACATTGCTGTTTTGAGTCGTCGGGAAATGTCAAGCTCCACGAATTCCATATTGACTGGACTGGCCGTTGCAGACCTTCTCGTCATGCTTGAATACATCCCTTACGCTCTTCATATGAATATCAAAATAGGACCTCAAGTGAACAAGAATACGTATGCATGGACAGTCTTTGTTTACTTCCACTCAATATTTAGTCAAACGTTCCACACTATTTCAATTTGGCTGGCTGTGACTTTGGCGGTTTGGCGCTATGTTGCCATTGCGTTTCCACAACGAAATAGAACGTGGTGCAACAGGAAAAATACAATTACCGCTATAGTGAGCGCGTACGTGATCTGTCCTTTTTTGTGTTTACCTATTTATTTCGCTATGACCATCGTGCCTAGTGAAGTGACATCGAAGAACAATTCCGAATTTGCAGAGGACTTAGCTTTACCCCAAAATCGGACCGTTTATCTATTAGAAATGTCCAAAAACGTTGAATTAGTCACAGCGATCATGTGGATTTACAGTGTAATATTAAAACTAGTTCCGAGTATAGCGTTGTCGATACTGAGTACGTGTTTGATATCTAAGTTGACAACGACTGAGAGAAGGAGGCAAAATCTTCTCAAGCGATCAACAGTTGGGCCAAATGAG cCAGAAAAGCAGTGTCTTGCAGATGACTCAAATACACGTCGATCCAGCCGAACAGACCGCACCACACGGATGCTACTGGCCGTGCTAGGCCTCTTCCTCTCTACAGAAGTGCCTCAAGGTCTACTTGGACTAGCAAGCGCAGTAGCTCCGGACTTTTTCAAAAACTGCTACAGTATGTTCG GCGACCTCATGGATATGTTGGCGCTCTTCACGTCCTCCGTGAACTTCGTGCTGTACTGCAGCATGAGCCGTCAGTTCAGGTGCACGTTCGCTCGCCTGGCCAGACGAATGTTGTACGCCGCCGAAGAACCAGCCAAATTTGCTGCGAAATTGGAGCCTACCACTCAA gtCACTGGGCCGCTTTAG
- the NGR-A13 gene encoding neuropeptide receptor A13 isoform X1, translated as MANDTDAYCVPGATNFNKAYSRLHGYIALVICIVGSATNSINIAVLSRREMSSSTNSILTGLAVADLLVMLEYIPYALHMNIKIGPQVNKNTYAWTVFVYFHSIFSQTFHTISIWLAVTLAVWRYVAIAFPQRNRTWCNRKNTITAIVSAYVICPFLCLPIYFAMTIVPSEVTSKNNSEFAEDLALPQNRTVYLLEMSKNVELVTAIMWIYSVILKLVPSIALSILSTCLISKLTTTERRRQNLLKRSTVGPNEPEKQCLADDSNTRRSSRTDRTTRMLLAVLGLFLSTEVPQGLLGLASAVAPDFFKNCYSMFGDLMDMLALFTSSVNFVLYCSMSRQFRCTFARLARRMLYAAEEPAKFAAKLEPTTQKGKLEKYFEVCRSMRSYKS; from the exons ATGGCGAACGACACCGACGCATATTGCGTGCCCGGCGCCACAAATTTCAACAAGGCGTACAGCAGACTTCACGGCTATATCGCACTAGTGATATGCATCGTCGGGTCCGCAACGAACTCCATAAACATTGCTGTTTTGAGTCGTCGGGAAATGTCAAGCTCCACGAATTCCATATTGACTGGACTGGCCGTTGCAGACCTTCTCGTCATGCTTGAATACATCCCTTACGCTCTTCATATGAATATCAAAATAGGACCTCAAGTGAACAAGAATACGTATGCATGGACAGTCTTTGTTTACTTCCACTCAATATTTAGTCAAACGTTCCACACTATTTCAATTTGGCTGGCTGTGACTTTGGCGGTTTGGCGCTATGTTGCCATTGCGTTTCCACAACGAAATAGAACGTGGTGCAACAGGAAAAATACAATTACCGCTATAGTGAGCGCGTACGTGATCTGTCCTTTTTTGTGTTTACCTATTTATTTCGCTATGACCATCGTGCCTAGTGAAGTGACATCGAAGAACAATTCCGAATTTGCAGAGGACTTAGCTTTACCCCAAAATCGGACCGTTTATCTATTAGAAATGTCCAAAAACGTTGAATTAGTCACAGCGATCATGTGGATTTACAGTGTAATATTAAAACTAGTTCCGAGTATAGCGTTGTCGATACTGAGTACGTGTTTGATATCTAAGTTGACAACGACTGAGAGAAGGAGGCAAAATCTTCTCAAGCGATCAACAGTTGGGCCAAATGAG cCAGAAAAGCAGTGTCTTGCAGATGACTCAAATACACGTCGATCCAGCCGAACAGACCGCACCACACGGATGCTACTGGCCGTGCTAGGCCTCTTCCTCTCTACAGAAGTGCCTCAAGGTCTACTTGGACTAGCAAGCGCAGTAGCTCCGGACTTTTTCAAAAACTGCTACAGTATGTTCG GCGACCTCATGGATATGTTGGCGCTCTTCACGTCCTCCGTGAACTTCGTGCTGTACTGCAGCATGAGCCGTCAGTTCAGGTGCACGTTCGCTCGCCTGGCCAGACGAATGTTGTACGCCGCCGAAGAACCAGCCAAATTTGCTGCGAAATTGGAGCCTACCACTCAA AAAGGAAAGCTTGAAAAATACTTTGAAGTGTGCCGGAGCATGCGTTCTTACAAATCCTGA
- the NGR-A13 gene encoding neuropeptide receptor A13 isoform X2 has translation MANDTDAYCVPGATNFNKAYSRLHGYIALVICIVGSATNSINIAVLSRREMSSSTNSILTGLAVADLLVMLEYIPYALHMNIKIGPQVNKNTYAWTVFVYFHSIFSQTFHTISIWLAVTLAVWRYVAIAFPQRNRTWCNRKNTITAIVSAYVICPFLCLPIYFAMTIVPSEVTSKNNSEFAEDLALPQNRTVYLLEMSKNVELVTAIMWIYSVILKLVPSIALSILSTCLISKLTTTERRRQNLLKRSTVGPNEPEKQCLADDSNTRRSSRTDRTTRMLLAVLGLFLSTEVPQGLLGLASAVAPDFFKNCYSMFGDLMDMLALFTSSVNFVLYCSMSRQFRCTFARLARRMLYAAEEPAKFAAKLEPTTQAKLGNETCDYVLGHEEKK, from the exons ATGGCGAACGACACCGACGCATATTGCGTGCCCGGCGCCACAAATTTCAACAAGGCGTACAGCAGACTTCACGGCTATATCGCACTAGTGATATGCATCGTCGGGTCCGCAACGAACTCCATAAACATTGCTGTTTTGAGTCGTCGGGAAATGTCAAGCTCCACGAATTCCATATTGACTGGACTGGCCGTTGCAGACCTTCTCGTCATGCTTGAATACATCCCTTACGCTCTTCATATGAATATCAAAATAGGACCTCAAGTGAACAAGAATACGTATGCATGGACAGTCTTTGTTTACTTCCACTCAATATTTAGTCAAACGTTCCACACTATTTCAATTTGGCTGGCTGTGACTTTGGCGGTTTGGCGCTATGTTGCCATTGCGTTTCCACAACGAAATAGAACGTGGTGCAACAGGAAAAATACAATTACCGCTATAGTGAGCGCGTACGTGATCTGTCCTTTTTTGTGTTTACCTATTTATTTCGCTATGACCATCGTGCCTAGTGAAGTGACATCGAAGAACAATTCCGAATTTGCAGAGGACTTAGCTTTACCCCAAAATCGGACCGTTTATCTATTAGAAATGTCCAAAAACGTTGAATTAGTCACAGCGATCATGTGGATTTACAGTGTAATATTAAAACTAGTTCCGAGTATAGCGTTGTCGATACTGAGTACGTGTTTGATATCTAAGTTGACAACGACTGAGAGAAGGAGGCAAAATCTTCTCAAGCGATCAACAGTTGGGCCAAATGAG cCAGAAAAGCAGTGTCTTGCAGATGACTCAAATACACGTCGATCCAGCCGAACAGACCGCACCACACGGATGCTACTGGCCGTGCTAGGCCTCTTCCTCTCTACAGAAGTGCCTCAAGGTCTACTTGGACTAGCAAGCGCAGTAGCTCCGGACTTTTTCAAAAACTGCTACAGTATGTTCG GCGACCTCATGGATATGTTGGCGCTCTTCACGTCCTCCGTGAACTTCGTGCTGTACTGCAGCATGAGCCGTCAGTTCAGGTGCACGTTCGCTCGCCTGGCCAGACGAATGTTGTACGCCGCCGAAGAACCAGCCAAATTTGCTGCGAAATTGGAGCCTACCACTCAA GCAAAGTTGGGAAACGAAACATGCGATTACGTCCTTGGTCATGAAGAGAAGAAGTAA